The sequence GCAGGGACGACGTGATTTTCGACCATGCCGGCAAGGAAGGACGGGTGGTGTTTACCGAGAACGTCCCCGACTTCGTCCCGCTCGCGGCCGGCGTGCTGTCCACCGGTGGCACGTTCCCCGGGCTGCTCCTCACCTCGAACGCCGCGTGGCCGCGAGGCAACCCCAGGACGCTGGGGCGGGTCGTCCGCGCTCTGGACGCGTTCCTGTCCGCACACCCGTCCGACACCGCACTCCAGGGGTGCATCGAGTGGCTCTCCCAGGTGTGACCCGGACGCTTTCTGGGCGGCCTCCCACCAGCGAGGGATACAGGGTCGGCCTGGCTCCCGTTGATGCGGTAGCTGGTTACCTTGACCACGCCTGCAGCCCTGGGGGCCAAGATGCTGCGGCGGTCCGACCATGCGTGCCGCTCGGTCGATCACGGGGCCGGGCGGCGGCGGGAGGTGGCGGTGCGTGCGAGCAGCGCCAGGCCGGCGAGCAGCAGCGCGACGCTGGCGCCCAGCAGCAGACGCCGCGGGCTGGTGGCGGGCATCGCGGCGGTGGCGTGGGCGAGGTCTTGTTTGTTGGAGGCTTGGGTGCCGGTGCGGGTGTCGGCCCACACGGCGTGGGCGGTGCGGTCGGTGGCGACCAGGCCCAGGCGGCTGCCGAGGTCGGGTAGGTCGCGTTCGCTGCCCAAGCCGACGCGCGAGTCAAACGCCCGGTCGGACAGGCGCACGCTGGGGGTGAAGGAGGCGCCGTGGTCGTGGGAGGACTGCAACGACACTTCGTTCATGATGTTGGCGGGGTCGGCGCGCCGGTCGTAGTAGATGACGTCCAGGCGCCCGCCGGGGGCCACGGCCAGGGCGGGCAGGTACTGGTCGGTGGCGTCT comes from Egibacteraceae bacterium and encodes:
- a CDS encoding DUF5615 family PIN-like protein, with amino-acid sequence MLIDELWPATLAEELRRRGHDAVAVTERPGLAHRRDDVIFDHAGKEGRVVFTENVPDFVPLAAGVLSTGGTFPGLLLTSNAAWPRGNPRTLGRVVRALDAFLSAHPSDTALQGCIEWLSQV